One part of the Terriglobales bacterium genome encodes these proteins:
- the aceE gene encoding pyruvate dehydrogenase (acetyl-transferring), homodimeric type codes for MSVDVEQDGLETVETREWLDSMDYILRHRGRERAVSLLERLELHVKQSGVRLPFTATTPYINTIPADQQPPFPGSQELERRIKSLVRWNALAMVVRANKLSEGIGGHISTYASAATLYEIGFNHFFRGKGEGTEGDLVYFQGHAAPGVYARAFLLGRLPKEKLENFRRELAPGGGLSSYPHPWLMPDFWEFPTVSMGLGPIMAIYQARFNRYLEDRGLKAPSDRKVWAFLGDGETDEPEALGAITLAARERIDNLIFVINCNLQRLDGPVRGNGNVIQELEAAFRGAGWNVIKLIWGSDWDPILAKDKDGLLVQRMSELVDGEWQKYSIESGAYLRQHFFGKYPKLLELVKHLSDDQLRRLRLGGHDPIKVYAAFKAAVEHKGQPTVILARTIKGYGLGESGEGKNITHQQKKLNEEELKAFRSRFGVPLSDEEIEKLAFYRPPDDSPEISYLRRRRQELGGYIPKRVNRSKPIKDVAPEIFEEFYSGTESRKASTTMVFVRMLAKLLRDQKLGHLVVPIVPDEARTFGMEALFRQVGIYSHVGQLYEPVDRDTLLYYKEAKDGQILEEGITEAGSMCDFIAAGTAYATHGIPTIPFFIYYSMFGLQRVGDLVWAAGDLRARGFMLGGTAGRTTLAGEGLQHQDGNSHILAMPVPNLVAYDPAFAYELAVIIQDGIRRMYGNDESVFYYITVMNQNYEHPPMPEGSREGIVKGMYRFNQSGLKDAKLKAQLFGSGAILPEVIKAQKLLEKYGVAADVWSVTSYKELYKDAISTERWNMLHPGDKPKVPYVAECLEKTEGVLVAASDYIKSLPLSIARWCPRPLHALGTDGFGRSESREALRDFFEVDAKFVTLATLSELAREKKIKPEVVQQAIKDLGIRADKGDPLHS; via the coding sequence ATGAGCGTTGACGTCGAACAGGACGGCCTGGAAACAGTAGAAACGCGCGAGTGGCTCGATTCGATGGATTACATTCTCCGCCATCGCGGGCGCGAGCGCGCCGTCAGCCTGCTGGAGAGACTGGAACTGCACGTGAAGCAGTCCGGTGTGCGACTGCCTTTCACTGCCACCACGCCTTACATCAATACCATTCCCGCCGATCAGCAACCCCCATTCCCCGGAAGCCAGGAACTAGAGCGCCGCATCAAGAGCCTCGTGCGCTGGAACGCCCTCGCCATGGTCGTTCGCGCCAACAAGCTTTCCGAAGGTATTGGCGGGCACATCTCGACGTACGCTTCCGCCGCGACGCTGTACGAAATCGGATTCAACCATTTCTTCCGCGGCAAGGGTGAGGGAACGGAAGGCGACCTGGTTTACTTCCAGGGACACGCCGCGCCCGGTGTTTACGCCCGCGCATTCCTGCTTGGGCGTCTCCCGAAAGAGAAACTGGAGAACTTCCGCCGAGAACTTGCGCCCGGCGGCGGACTGTCGTCCTATCCTCATCCGTGGCTGATGCCCGATTTCTGGGAGTTCCCGACTGTCTCGATGGGACTCGGCCCGATTATGGCCATCTATCAAGCTCGCTTCAATCGCTATCTCGAAGACCGCGGATTGAAAGCGCCATCCGACCGCAAAGTATGGGCGTTCCTCGGTGACGGCGAAACCGACGAACCAGAAGCGCTCGGCGCAATCACGCTTGCCGCACGCGAGCGCATCGACAATCTCATCTTCGTAATCAACTGCAACCTGCAGCGACTCGACGGTCCGGTACGCGGCAACGGCAACGTCATCCAGGAACTCGAAGCTGCATTCCGCGGCGCGGGATGGAACGTTATTAAGCTCATCTGGGGTTCCGACTGGGATCCCATTCTGGCCAAAGATAAAGACGGTTTGCTCGTGCAGCGAATGAGCGAGTTGGTCGATGGCGAGTGGCAGAAGTACTCAATCGAGAGCGGTGCTTATCTTCGCCAGCACTTCTTCGGAAAATATCCGAAGCTGCTCGAATTGGTGAAGCACCTGAGCGACGATCAGCTTCGTCGTCTGCGTCTTGGCGGACACGACCCGATCAAGGTCTACGCTGCCTTCAAGGCCGCGGTTGAACACAAAGGTCAGCCAACCGTCATTCTTGCCCGCACGATCAAGGGATACGGACTCGGCGAGAGCGGTGAAGGCAAGAACATCACTCACCAGCAGAAGAAGCTGAACGAAGAAGAGTTGAAGGCATTTCGTTCGCGCTTCGGTGTTCCGCTGTCGGACGAAGAGATCGAGAAGCTGGCGTTCTATCGTCCACCCGACGACTCGCCGGAAATTTCGTACCTGCGTCGGCGTCGCCAGGAGCTCGGCGGGTACATTCCGAAGCGCGTCAATCGCAGCAAGCCAATCAAGGATGTCGCTCCAGAGATCTTCGAGGAGTTCTATTCCGGAACCGAAAGTCGCAAGGCGTCGACGACGATGGTATTTGTTCGTATGTTGGCGAAATTGCTGCGCGACCAGAAGCTCGGACATCTGGTCGTTCCGATCGTGCCCGACGAGGCTCGTACCTTCGGCATGGAAGCACTCTTCCGGCAGGTCGGTATCTACTCGCACGTCGGACAGCTTTATGAGCCGGTCGATCGCGACACCCTGCTGTATTACAAGGAAGCCAAGGACGGCCAGATTCTCGAAGAGGGAATCACGGAAGCCGGATCGATGTGCGACTTCATCGCCGCCGGTACCGCTTACGCCACCCACGGCATTCCAACGATTCCATTCTTCATCTATTACTCGATGTTCGGACTCCAGCGCGTCGGCGACCTTGTATGGGCCGCGGGCGATCTCCGCGCAAGGGGCTTCATGCTTGGCGGAACCGCTGGGCGTACCACGCTGGCCGGTGAAGGACTCCAGCACCAGGACGGCAACAGCCACATCCTCGCGATGCCGGTGCCGAACCTCGTCGCCTACGATCCGGCATTCGCCTACGAACTCGCCGTCATCATCCAGGACGGCATCCGGCGCATGTACGGCAACGACGAGAGCGTTTTCTACTACATCACGGTGATGAACCAGAACTACGAACATCCTCCAATGCCCGAGGGTTCGCGTGAAGGCATCGTGAAAGGCATGTATCGCTTCAACCAGTCGGGGCTGAAGGACGCAAAGCTGAAGGCGCAACTCTTCGGAAGCGGCGCCATCCTGCCCGAAGTGATCAAGGCGCAGAAACTGCTTGAGAAGTACGGTGTTGCGGCCGACGTGTGGAGCGTCACCAGCTATAAGGAGCTTTACAAGGACGCGATCTCCACCGAGCGCTGGAACATGCTGCATCCGGGCGACAAGCCGAAGGTGCCTTATGTCGCCGAATGCCTGGAGAAGACGGAAGGCGTGCTCGTCGCAGCCAGCGATTACATCAAGTCGCTGCCGCTGTCGATTGCGCGCTGGTGCCCGCGTCCGCTGCATGCGCTGGGGACCGACGGCTTCGGACGCAGCGAGAGCCGTGAGGCCCTCCGCGACTTCTTCGAGGTAGACGCGAAGTTCGTCACGCTTGCCACGCTTTCCGAACTTGCGAGAGAGAAGAAGATCAAGCCCGAAGTGGTTCAGCAGGCGATCAAGGATCTGGGGATCCGGGCGGACAAAGGCGATCCGCTTCACTCCTAA
- a CDS encoding VWA domain-containing protein — translation MRTAGLVLVLLLANSVWAASSESTEMSSVPVFRVETGEVRVTFTAYGDRNQRITNLSANDFKVLRDGVEVPSITAFENASDTPLSLVLMCDISESMKPALPLEASLKAYLAQSELVETDEVSMVDFGAYVQEKNSRKVIRRLTSLYDSLIDQIRAQTNDFMRKSVVLVTDGNDNYSLHSMRDVIDAAQRRNMPFYTIAVQAKKITNKQSVLRQMAEQTGGRFFVVSTQQQMFTAMKQIEKELRSSFVVTFRADPRSKGVHKLTMQAHGKNLRFVHRSVYFQQEEKDLPPVQNIWPELASH, via the coding sequence ATGAGAACCGCCGGTTTGGTATTGGTGCTGCTTTTGGCAAATAGCGTGTGGGCCGCAAGTTCCGAGTCCACGGAGATGTCCAGTGTTCCTGTCTTTCGTGTGGAAACCGGCGAAGTACGCGTGACCTTCACGGCCTATGGGGACCGCAATCAGCGCATAACGAATCTCTCGGCGAATGATTTCAAAGTGCTGCGCGATGGAGTAGAAGTTCCGTCCATCACCGCATTCGAGAATGCAAGCGATACTCCCCTTTCGCTTGTGCTGATGTGCGATATCAGCGAGTCGATGAAGCCTGCTCTGCCGCTGGAAGCGTCGTTAAAAGCGTACCTCGCACAAAGTGAACTGGTAGAGACCGATGAAGTGTCCATGGTCGACTTCGGCGCTTACGTGCAGGAGAAAAATTCACGCAAGGTGATTCGAAGACTGACTTCGCTCTACGATTCACTGATCGACCAGATCCGCGCTCAAACCAATGACTTCATGCGAAAGTCGGTTGTGCTTGTCACCGACGGCAACGACAACTACAGCCTGCATAGCATGCGAGATGTCATCGATGCCGCTCAACGTCGCAATATGCCGTTCTACACGATTGCGGTCCAGGCGAAAAAGATAACGAATAAGCAGTCTGTCTTGCGGCAAATGGCGGAACAGACCGGCGGGCGTTTCTTTGTGGTCAGCACGCAGCAGCAGATGTTCACCGCGATGAAGCAGATCGAGAAGGAACTGCGCAGCTCGTTTGTAGTGACCTTCCGTGCCGATCCACGCTCGAAGGGTGTCCATAAGCTCACGATGCAGGCCCATGGTAAGAACCTTCGATTCGTGCATCGCAGTGTGTACTTTCAGCAGGAAGAGAAAGACTTGCCGCCCGTCCAGAACATCTGGCCGGAACTAGCTTCGCATTAA
- a CDS encoding MFS transporter: MGSPTQPDQNGSRIKLVFRALRHRNFQLFFSGQLISLVGTWMQNIAQAWLVYRITGSSLALGSIGFVSQIPVFIAAPIGGTIADRYNRHKLVIGTQISSMVLALILAALTLTGTIQLWHIFVLSALLGFVNGIDIPARQSFMVEMVGKEDLMNAIALNSSMFNGARIIGPAIAGVLVAAIGEGWCFFVNGVSYIAVIVGLLMMQVTPHRVIAQSSPVKHIIEGFQFVRGAIAIRDLLLLLGVVSLVAMPYAVLMPIFADRILHGGAKGLGILMGATGVGALLAALSLAARSGTRGLGRLIGYAAFGFGASLILFSLSRSFWLSVALLIPVGYGMMLETTTSNTLIQVMVPDELRGRVLAVYTMMFMGMAPLGSLFAGGVADKIGAPLTLAIGGIVCMAAAGVFLSRLPKFRISARQMVVAQGLAGGDPPQEITAAGIAHPPFSAESDD; encoded by the coding sequence ATGGGCTCTCCGACACAGCCAGACCAAAACGGTTCGCGCATTAAGCTCGTCTTTCGAGCGTTGCGTCACCGTAATTTTCAGCTCTTCTTCAGCGGGCAACTGATCTCGCTTGTCGGTACCTGGATGCAGAACATCGCCCAGGCCTGGCTCGTGTACCGGATCACCGGGTCTTCGCTGGCCCTGGGGAGCATTGGCTTCGTCAGCCAGATACCTGTATTCATCGCGGCTCCCATTGGTGGCACCATTGCGGATCGCTACAACCGCCATAAGCTCGTGATCGGGACGCAGATTTCTTCCATGGTGCTGGCGCTGATTCTCGCAGCGCTCACACTCACCGGAACAATCCAACTGTGGCACATCTTTGTGCTCTCGGCGCTGCTGGGGTTCGTGAATGGAATCGATATTCCGGCACGACAGTCGTTCATGGTGGAGATGGTCGGCAAGGAAGACCTGATGAACGCCATCGCGCTGAACTCGTCGATGTTCAACGGCGCGCGCATTATCGGTCCGGCGATTGCGGGTGTGCTGGTGGCGGCCATTGGAGAAGGTTGGTGTTTCTTCGTCAATGGCGTGAGCTACATTGCGGTGATCGTCGGCCTGCTGATGATGCAGGTGACACCGCATCGGGTGATTGCGCAGTCGTCGCCAGTCAAGCACATCATTGAAGGCTTCCAGTTCGTACGAGGCGCCATTGCGATTCGCGACTTGCTGCTCCTGCTTGGCGTGGTCAGCCTCGTCGCGATGCCATATGCGGTGCTGATGCCCATCTTTGCCGATCGCATCCTTCACGGAGGAGCGAAAGGACTAGGCATCCTGATGGGCGCCACCGGTGTAGGTGCGTTGTTAGCGGCACTGAGCCTGGCAGCGCGATCAGGAACGCGGGGGCTTGGACGATTGATCGGTTATGCCGCGTTTGGATTTGGAGCGAGCCTCATCTTGTTCTCGTTGTCGCGGTCATTCTGGCTTTCGGTCGCACTGCTTATACCGGTCGGCTACGGAATGATGTTGGAAACCACCACGTCCAATACTCTCATTCAGGTGATGGTGCCGGATGAACTACGCGGACGTGTGCTGGCCGTTTACACGATGATGTTCATGGGTATGGCGCCACTTGGTTCGCTTTTCGCCGGAGGCGTGGCAGACAAGATCGGAGCGCCTCTGACTCTCGCGATCGGAGGCATCGTCTGCATGGCCGCCGCCGGCGTGTTCTTGTCGAGGCTGCCGAAATTCCGCATCAGTGCGCGCCAAATGGTGGTGGCACAAGGGTTGGCGGGCGGCGACCCTCCGCAGGAAATTACCGCCGCCGGGATCGCCCATCCGCCCTTTTCCGCCGAAAGCGACGATTAA
- the bshC gene encoding bacillithiol biosynthesis cysteine-adding enzyme BshC has product MHSECLPFTYIPHTSRLFLDFLQSSEKVKAFYPRSARVSEWAADEAKLIEYPAARRQAVADLLESQNRRWGLSAKGEENLRKFRNGAAVAVSGQQVGVFGGPLFSILKAISAVEVAAQAESRGVPCIPIFWLATEDHDLAEVSKVSVPANDGSLAVLEVAPKAVEDSPVGDVRFGDEIVEPVQRLAELLGPSEVADALVQAYKPGERMGDAFAKLFASVFAELGIILIDAYDPEFHRIAEPIYRDAATKAAEIDRLLLARGKELEAAGYHQQVKVTSSSTLLFEIVQGRRQVVQRSNDHFKVGGQKSSKEELLGRIENNPELFSANVLLRPVMQDYLLPTLAYIGGPAEVAYFAQVGVVHEELLGRRTPVLARFSATIVEQKQQKLLEKYGLALMDFFAGQEKVRETMARRVLPDSLKSHLESADRAVAAALERVRTDLQQLDPTLVNAANRAEAKMRYQVDHLGKRAARAEILRNSIIERHAENLVTHLFPHKNLPEREIAGVYYVAKYGTDLLHDLYKAAQDQCPDHRVLYL; this is encoded by the coding sequence GTGCATTCCGAGTGCCTGCCGTTCACATACATCCCCCACACCTCGCGGCTGTTCCTGGATTTCCTTCAATCATCCGAAAAAGTAAAAGCTTTCTATCCGCGGTCAGCACGTGTGTCTGAGTGGGCGGCTGACGAAGCGAAGCTCATTGAATATCCCGCAGCGAGACGACAGGCTGTGGCGGATCTGCTGGAAAGTCAGAATCGCCGCTGGGGGCTGAGCGCAAAAGGCGAGGAGAACCTGCGCAAGTTCCGCAACGGGGCTGCGGTAGCCGTCTCGGGGCAACAAGTGGGAGTTTTCGGCGGGCCGCTGTTTTCGATCCTGAAAGCAATCTCGGCTGTGGAAGTTGCAGCACAGGCGGAATCGCGGGGCGTGCCATGCATTCCGATTTTCTGGCTCGCGACCGAAGACCATGATCTTGCCGAAGTGAGCAAAGTCTCCGTGCCCGCGAACGATGGTTCGCTGGCGGTGTTGGAAGTCGCTCCGAAGGCGGTGGAAGATTCGCCGGTTGGGGACGTTCGTTTCGGTGATGAGATCGTCGAACCGGTTCAGCGCCTGGCGGAATTGCTTGGTCCGTCTGAAGTTGCCGATGCCCTGGTGCAGGCGTACAAGCCCGGCGAGAGGATGGGAGATGCTTTCGCAAAGTTGTTTGCGAGCGTTTTTGCCGAGCTCGGCATCATTCTGATCGACGCGTACGATCCGGAGTTTCATCGCATCGCCGAGCCAATCTATCGCGATGCGGCGACGAAAGCGGCGGAGATCGACCGCCTGCTCCTGGCGCGAGGCAAAGAACTTGAGGCTGCGGGATATCACCAGCAAGTGAAGGTGACGAGTTCGTCCACGCTGCTGTTCGAGATCGTGCAGGGACGGCGTCAGGTGGTCCAGCGCAGCAACGATCATTTCAAGGTGGGTGGGCAGAAGTCATCCAAAGAGGAATTGCTCGGGCGGATCGAAAACAATCCGGAACTCTTCAGCGCCAATGTGCTGCTGCGTCCGGTGATGCAGGATTATCTACTTCCGACACTTGCGTACATTGGCGGTCCCGCCGAGGTGGCTTACTTCGCACAAGTCGGAGTTGTACACGAGGAACTGCTCGGACGACGCACCCCGGTTCTGGCACGGTTCAGCGCAACGATCGTCGAGCAGAAGCAGCAGAAGCTTCTGGAAAAATACGGGCTCGCGTTAATGGACTTCTTCGCCGGCCAGGAAAAAGTGCGTGAGACGATGGCTCGTCGGGTGCTGCCGGATTCCCTGAAGTCGCACCTTGAGTCGGCTGACCGTGCTGTTGCGGCCGCGCTGGAACGCGTGCGAACCGACCTTCAGCAACTCGATCCGACACTGGTGAATGCGGCGAATCGAGCGGAAGCCAAGATGCGTTACCAGGTAGACCATTTGGGGAAACGGGCCGCGAGGGCGGAAATTTTGAGGAACAGCATCATCGAGAGACACGCTGAGAACCTGGTTACGCACCTGTTCCCACACAAGAATCTGCCGGAGCGTGAGATCGCAGGCGTGTACTACGTTGCGAAATACGGCACGGATTTGCTTCACGATCTCTATAAAGCCGCACAGGATCAGTGTCCCGATCACCGCGTGCTTTATCTTTGA
- a CDS encoding ATP-binding protein has product MAADVESISPVVAGILAMAEQMQCATGKELEIETALREALANAITHGCQNDPSKTIQCCVACDMDHGILIIVRDPGNGYDPLRVPSPLMGENIYSNHGRGIFLINQLMDEVHIRRNGAEIVMRKR; this is encoded by the coding sequence ATGGCCGCCGACGTGGAGTCTATTTCTCCTGTTGTCGCCGGAATTCTAGCCATGGCCGAGCAAATGCAGTGCGCAACCGGCAAGGAACTGGAAATCGAAACCGCGCTTCGCGAGGCCCTCGCCAACGCTATTACCCACGGCTGCCAGAACGACCCCAGCAAGACGATTCAGTGCTGTGTTGCCTGCGACATGGACCACGGCATCTTGATTATCGTTCGAGACCCCGGCAATGGATACGATCCCCTCAGGGTCCCCAGCCCCCTCATGGGCGAAAACATATACTCCAACCATGGGCGTGGAATCTTCCTGATCAACCAGCTCATGGACGAAGTACACATTCGCCGGAATGGCGCTGAAATCGTAATGCGCAAGCGCTAG
- a CDS encoding LptF/LptG family permease — protein MRILTRYILREVFSHAVIGVAIFTFVIFMRDLARILELVVRNSAPIPSVAELFFLTLPTAFTVTMPMAVLVGILIGLSRLAADSEVTAMRAIGLGSGTFLRIIAVFAIGTWLVALVNNVYIAPKSAAALSDLQDRLKSSQASFEVQPRVFYEDFKDYVLYVEDATSGSGAAIWRGVFLADLKNPAAPKITMARLGTVNAESPDKLRLHQVDGSSHEVVSRSPEQYSISTFAESDIPIQLPSVNGQKNETTPMAEVPTLSLMSEARKAEPARARLYEIEFHRRFALPTACLVLALVGIPLGLSAKKGGKSTGFVLTIALVFLYYLISLAGMSMARQGKFPVGPAVWMGNILFFFAGLVLLWRVDKFPIEIGTLRGFWAGLRARLERRPQIVGEQGEAGAFERAVARKRVFSTRFPLLLDDYVLRDFFVYFGMIVGSFLLLLLVFTFFELLKDIGRVPIIIVGQYLLTVTPYFLYMTTPISMLLAVLVTFGLFEKASEITAMKATGISIYRVVLPVLVMAGVVAVGLFFFDQLYLPQLNKKQDALRNQIKGKPAQTYLRPDRKWIFGQHSSIYYYEFFDPDQNRFGSISVFEFDPKTFALTRRIYAARAHWSDSLQRWIFENGWARDFRGPAIEDYRPFEVSTFTELNEPPNYFKKEVKQSSEMNYEELRRYINDLAQSGFDVVRLRVQLHKKFAFPLMTFVMAVLAVPFALRGGRRGALAGVAMAVGIAITFWVSMGFFEAMGNASQLPAALAAWAPVLLFGLAGGYLILKVPT, from the coding sequence ATGCGGATTCTGACCCGTTACATCTTGCGTGAAGTTTTCTCGCACGCCGTGATCGGCGTCGCGATCTTCACCTTTGTCATCTTTATGCGCGACCTGGCGCGCATTCTGGAACTGGTCGTCCGTAACAGCGCCCCGATTCCAAGCGTCGCGGAACTCTTCTTCCTCACGCTGCCTACTGCCTTCACTGTCACCATGCCCATGGCGGTGCTGGTCGGAATTCTAATCGGGCTCAGCCGCCTTGCCGCCGACAGCGAAGTTACCGCGATGCGCGCCATTGGACTTGGCTCGGGAACCTTCCTGCGCATCATCGCTGTCTTCGCGATCGGAACCTGGCTGGTGGCGCTGGTGAACAATGTGTACATCGCGCCGAAGTCGGCCGCTGCCTTGTCCGACCTTCAGGATCGGCTGAAATCATCGCAGGCTTCATTCGAAGTCCAGCCCCGAGTTTTCTACGAAGATTTCAAGGACTACGTCCTCTACGTCGAAGACGCCACCTCCGGATCGGGCGCTGCGATATGGCGTGGCGTATTCCTGGCGGACCTGAAGAATCCGGCGGCTCCGAAGATCACCATGGCTCGCCTGGGCACGGTCAACGCCGAATCGCCGGACAAGCTCAGGTTGCACCAGGTAGACGGTTCATCACACGAAGTCGTGTCCCGCAGCCCCGAGCAGTATTCGATCTCTACCTTCGCAGAGTCCGATATACCGATCCAGCTTCCCTCCGTGAACGGGCAGAAAAACGAAACCACACCGATGGCCGAGGTTCCGACTCTGTCGCTTATGAGCGAGGCGCGTAAGGCCGAACCTGCACGCGCACGGCTGTATGAAATCGAGTTTCATCGCCGCTTCGCGCTGCCCACGGCTTGCCTTGTCCTGGCGCTCGTTGGTATCCCGCTCGGATTGTCTGCAAAGAAGGGCGGCAAGAGCACCGGCTTTGTACTCACCATCGCGCTAGTCTTTCTGTACTACCTGATTTCTTTGGCTGGGATGTCGATGGCGCGGCAGGGAAAGTTTCCGGTGGGGCCCGCCGTGTGGATGGGCAACATCCTGTTCTTCTTCGCCGGACTCGTACTGCTATGGCGTGTCGACAAGTTCCCCATCGAGATAGGAACCCTCCGCGGCTTTTGGGCGGGACTGCGCGCCCGTCTGGAACGGCGCCCGCAGATCGTTGGCGAGCAGGGCGAAGCCGGAGCGTTCGAACGCGCCGTCGCCCGCAAGCGCGTCTTCAGCACTCGGTTCCCGTTGTTGCTCGACGATTACGTGCTCCGCGATTTCTTCGTCTACTTCGGCATGATCGTCGGCAGCTTCCTGCTGCTGCTGTTGGTGTTCACGTTCTTCGAATTGCTCAAGGACATCGGTCGGGTCCCGATCATCATCGTCGGCCAGTATCTGCTGACAGTGACTCCCTACTTTCTCTACATGACCACGCCCATCAGCATGCTGCTTGCCGTGCTGGTTACGTTTGGTCTATTTGAAAAAGCCAGTGAGATCACGGCTATGAAGGCCACCGGAATCAGCATCTACCGTGTGGTTCTGCCTGTACTGGTGATGGCTGGCGTGGTTGCCGTTGGCCTGTTCTTCTTCGACCAACTGTATCTGCCGCAACTCAATAAGAAACAGGACGCATTGCGCAACCAGATCAAGGGCAAGCCGGCGCAGACCTATTTGCGTCCAGATCGCAAGTGGATCTTCGGCCAGCACTCGAGCATTTACTACTACGAGTTTTTCGATCCCGATCAGAACCGGTTCGGCAGCATTTCGGTATTCGAGTTCGATCCCAAGACGTTCGCGTTGACTCGTCGCATCTACGCAGCGCGCGCTCACTGGTCCGACTCGCTCCAGCGCTGGATATTCGAGAACGGCTGGGCGCGTGACTTCCGTGGACCGGCCATCGAAGACTATCGTCCCTTTGAAGTTTCGACATTTACCGAACTGAACGAGCCGCCCAACTACTTCAAGAAAGAAGTGAAGCAGTCGTCCGAGATGAACTATGAAGAGTTGCGCCGCTACATCAACGACCTGGCGCAAAGCGGCTTTGACGTCGTCCGTCTGCGGGTGCAACTGCACAAGAAGTTTGCCTTCCCGCTCATGACGTTTGTCATGGCCGTGCTGGCGGTTCCCTTCGCGCTGCGAGGAGGGCGTCGCGGTGCGCTCGCCGGGGTAGCTATGGCGGTGGGTATCGCCATCACCTTCTGGGTGAGCATGGGATTCTTTGAGGCCATGGGGAACGCCAGCCAACTTCCTGCCGCCCTGGCGGCGTGGGCGCCCGTGTTGCTGTTCGGACTGGCCGGCGGGTACCTGATTCTCAAAGTTCCGACATAA
- a CDS encoding ABC transporter ATP-binding protein translates to MLKQLRPLFPYLAKYRRGLLLGTLCVFANNGIWILFPQVLRYAVDGLTAGVTQQKLVTYSLLLVAVACAKGLFQFLTRWVVIGISRDIEFDLRNDLFRHLESLSYSYYQKHRTGDIMARATNDLNAVRMLLGPAIMYSANTLVFTAGALAFMIGISPRLTLWAFLPLPVVSIVVQYFGQRIHERFERIQAMFSDISARAQENFSGARIIRAFSQEKSEVALFERENQEYINRSLKLVRLMGMLWPTLQTMLGLAVVLVLWLGGREVILGRMTPGEFVAFNTYMVQLTWPIIALGWVINIFQRGTASMGRINEILIAQSEIKDRTETLTGTPTEIAGDIEFRNLSFSYNSGSDVLENINLKVPAGTSLAIVGPTGSGKTTLVNLIPRIYDAPNAAVLIDGRPIQDYPVDLLRRNIGFVPQETFLFSDTIRENIAFGVDSATDEQIHNAAAGASIAADIESFPEGYNTVVGERGITLSGGQKQRTAIARALIRNPRILVLDDALSSVDTYTEEKILDHLREVMQGRTTIFISHRVSTVRNADQIAVLHNGSIVELGRHDDLLEKNGYYADLYNKQLLEEELATV, encoded by the coding sequence ATGCTCAAGCAACTGCGGCCACTATTCCCGTACCTGGCAAAATACCGGCGTGGGCTCCTGCTGGGAACCCTGTGCGTCTTTGCTAATAACGGAATCTGGATACTATTTCCGCAGGTTCTGAGGTATGCGGTTGACGGACTCACGGCCGGCGTTACTCAGCAGAAACTCGTCACCTACTCGCTGCTCCTTGTCGCCGTGGCCTGCGCGAAGGGATTGTTTCAGTTCCTTACTCGCTGGGTGGTCATTGGTATTTCGCGGGACATTGAATTCGATCTGCGAAACGACCTCTTCCGGCATCTCGAATCGCTCTCGTACTCCTATTATCAGAAGCACCGTACGGGCGACATCATGGCCCGCGCCACCAACGACCTGAACGCCGTCCGCATGCTGCTCGGACCGGCGATCATGTATTCCGCCAACACGTTGGTGTTTACCGCCGGAGCCTTGGCGTTCATGATCGGTATCTCGCCACGGCTTACTCTTTGGGCCTTCCTGCCATTGCCAGTCGTCAGCATCGTGGTTCAGTACTTCGGTCAGCGGATCCACGAGCGTTTCGAGCGAATCCAGGCGATGTTCTCGGACATTTCGGCTCGCGCCCAGGAGAACTTCTCCGGCGCCCGGATCATCCGCGCGTTCTCGCAGGAGAAATCGGAAGTAGCTTTATTTGAGCGGGAAAACCAGGAATACATCAACCGCAGCTTGAAGCTGGTGCGCTTGATGGGCATGCTCTGGCCCACGCTCCAAACCATGCTTGGCCTGGCCGTCGTCCTGGTGCTGTGGCTCGGCGGACGCGAAGTCATTCTTGGTCGCATGACGCCCGGTGAGTTCGTGGCCTTCAACACTTACATGGTTCAGCTCACCTGGCCGATCATCGCTCTCGGCTGGGTTATCAACATCTTCCAGCGCGGCACGGCTTCGATGGGGCGCATCAACGAAATCCTGATTGCGCAATCTGAGATTAAGGACCGTACGGAAACGTTAACTGGTACGCCTACAGAGATCGCCGGCGACATCGAATTCCGCAATCTGAGCTTCTCTTACAACAGCGGCTCGGATGTGCTGGAGAATATCAATTTGAAGGTTCCGGCCGGAACCAGCCTGGCCATCGTCGGCCCCACCGGCTCCGGCAAGACCACTCTGGTGAACCTCATCCCGCGCATCTATGACGCGCCGAACGCCGCAGTACTTATCGACGGCCGCCCAATTCAGGATTACCCGGTAGATCTTCTGCGGCGCAACATTGGCTTCGTTCCGCAGGAGACGTTCCTCTTCAGCGACACCATTCGCGAGAACATCGCCTTTGGCGTCGACAGCGCCACTGACGAACAAATCCACAACGCCGCTGCGGGAGCGAGTATTGCCGCAGACATCGAGTCGTTCCCCGAAGGCTACAACACCGTTGTGGGCGAACGCGGTATCACGCTGTCAGGTGGACAGAAGCAGCGGACTGCCATCGCCCGCGCTCTCATTCGCAATCCGCGAATACTCGTCCTCGACGATGCCCTCTCCAGCGTCGATACCTACACCGAAGAAAAGATTCTCGACCACCTCCGCGAGGTCATGCAGGGACGCACGACGATCTTCATCTCGCACCGTGTTTCGACCGTCCGGAACGCCGACCAGATCGCCGTGCTGCACAACGGAAGCATCGTGGAACTCGGCCGTCACGACGACCTTCTCGAGAAGAACGGCTACTACGCAGATCTCTACAACAAGCAATTGCTGGAAGAAGAACTCGCGACCGTCTGA